In the genome of Acidovorax sp. 69, the window CCTTCACCCGGTTTTATGCCGATTACGCCGCGCCGGTGGTGGTGGACACCTACGAAGGGCTGGATTCGATTGCCGGCGTCTACGAAACACCCCCCTTGGTGGGCCCCCTGCCGGATGTGATCGTCGATCTGGCCGCGCAGACCGCTACCCCTCTGGCGCTCTGGGTTCACGACTCCGACCTGGTGCCGCTGATGGCCAGTCTGGGCGTGTCAGTGAATTTCTGGCACGTGGCCGATGCGGGCAAGGACTCGGTGGATCTGCTGGACCGCCTGGTGGCTACCTATGGCGTTGGCCCCAACTACATCGTGGTGAAGAACAAGGGCCGTGGCAGTGATTTCTCGCAACTGGAGGCTTCGGGTGCACTCAAGAAGGCGAAGGCGCTGGGTGGCCATGTGATCGACCTCGCGCAGTTGCACGAGGCGAGCATGCGCAAGATCGATCGGCAAAACGCCAGCTTCTGGGCAGC includes:
- a CDS encoding mobilization protein; translation: MASINFIGGEKGGVGKSVVARLLAQYFIDQGRAFTGFDTDRSHTSFTRFYADYAAPVVVDTYEGLDSIAGVYETPPLVGPLPDVIVDLAAQTATPLALWVHDSDLVPLMASLGVSVNFWHVADAGKDSVDLLDRLVATYGVGPNYIVVKNKGRGSDFSQLEASGALKKAKALGGHVIDLAQLHEASMRKIDRQNASFWAAAHATTGVDALGMLERQRVKTWLKRAYADLDTLPLGS